One segment of Solanum stenotomum isolate F172 chromosome 1, ASM1918654v1, whole genome shotgun sequence DNA contains the following:
- the LOC125868188 gene encoding uncharacterized protein LOC125868188, which produces MATDTVSSDHPTTVSEQAEKEVPEEVKTMEGENVPLTMENEVKPKEEDSPKSESTVIEEPEKNEEEQKPKSVEPDSEKANDGEKPNAEESSQVITEEVKKDEKPITDEAAPAIVDEVEKSTVDAPPSAIIEELKSTDEEEKQKVDEPQVLEIEEVKKAVEEQKPIADELVPNIVEEVKKADQEEKPTTEEPPVTIIEEVKKSDDEEKPKADEPIPTIAEEVKIVDEQPTIEEPPPAIIAEVNKSDEEEKPEADEPAPTIVEEVQKADEEVKPKADEPAPIIVEVKKADEEEKPTIEEPPATIIEEVKKTVEEEKPIADEPLPPTVEEVKEVDEPPSPPATTHDEEKPKAEELPSIPATSAESEEKTADKEIEPPTVEEVKKQDETPALDVTSKDIPELTKESPPEPEAQIIPDQVADITKSEPEVQTEAGNVETFDKESKIEPVEEKPEQQPATVDIVETPIEAVEDKKEQVDLEASEPQKVLEAEVPKAEPKEEASEPAPIVEEKLLEATEKIEQEAAEAVTGNEEVIPVDKAEEAPKEEPVVPESSNQVTSISLETLMQKMDEESPTEVAADNVVIEEKEKELVPEATITEAPPKEEVENVEREIKDVKTVGQDEKVEKSVATEELAAPDAKGVETSEVAEKAPEVVIASRVIEPIADNGSSKDVTIPTIEANEAAEVEKKVDENATAEPSVEEAQKLETETKDLKTAEGEKEVEETAKTEAPKDGEDKKTTEEVPVKTKQSNNLMSKVKQSLVKAKKAIIGKSPGSKSDTKNEVKTK; this is translated from the exons ATGGCTACTGATACTGTTTCATCAGATCATCCAACTACTGTCTCTGAG CAAGCTGAGAAGGAAGTGCCTGAAGAGGTTAAGACTATGGAAGGAGAGAATGTTCCCCTTACCATGGAGAATGAAGTAAAACCAAAAGAAGAAGATTCCCCAAAAAGCGAATCAACAGTGATTGAAGAGCCAGAGAAGAATGAGGAGGAGCAAAAGCCAAAATCAGTGGAACCAGACTCCGAGAAAGCTAATGACGGGGAGAAGCCAAATGCAGAGGAATCATCCCAAGTGATaactgaagaagtgaagaaagatGAGAAGCCAATAACAGACGAAGCAGCCCCAGCGATAGTTGATGAGGTAGAGAAGTCAACAGTAGATGCACCACCTTCAGCAATCATAGAAGAACTAAAGAGCACTGATGAAGAAGAGAAGCAAAAAGTTGATGAGCCACAGGTCCTGGAAATTGAAGAGGTAAAGAAAGCTGTGGAGGAGCAAAAGCCTATTGCTGATGAACTAGTTCCTAATATAGTTGAAGAAGTAAAGAAAGCTGATCAGGAAGAGAAACCGACAACAGAAGAACCACCAGTAACTATCATTGAAGAGGTAAAGAAGAGTGATGATGAAGAGAAGCCTAAAGCTGATGAACCAATTCCAACAATAGCCGAAGAAGTAAAGATAGTTGATGAGCAGCCAACGATAGAGGAACCACCACCAGCCATAATCGCAGAGGTAAACAAAAGTGATGAGGAAGAGAAGCCTGAAGCTGATGAACCAGCTCCAACAATAGTGGAAGAAGTACAGAAAGCTGATGAGGAAGTGAAGCCTAAAGCTGATGAACCAGCTCCAATAATAGTTGAAGTAAAGAAAGCTGATGAAGAAGAGAAGCCAACAATTGAGGAACCTCCAGCAACTATAATTGAAGAGGTAAAGAAAACCGTCGAGGAAGAGAAGCCAATAGCTGATGAGCCATTGCCCCCAACAGTTGAAGAGGTAAAAGAAGTTGATGAACCACCTTCTCCACCAGCCACAACTCACGATGAAGAGAAGCCAAAAGCTGAGGAATTGCCAAGCATACCTGCTACTTCAGCAGAATCAGAAGAAAAGACAGCAGACAAGGAAATTGAGCCTCCTACTGTCGAAGAAGTTAAGAAACAAGATGAGACACCTGCATTGGATGTCACTAGCAAAGATATTCCTGAACTTACCAAGGAATCTCCCCCTGAGCCAGAAGCTCAGATTATTCCTGATCAAGTTGCTGATATTACCAAAAGTGAACCAGAGGTCCAAACAGAGGCTGGAAATGTTGAAACTTTTGACAAAGAATCCAAAATAGAACCTGTCGAGGAAAAGCCTGAGCAGCAGCCAGCAACAGTTGACATCGTGGAAACACCAATTGAGGCTGTTGAGGACAAGAAGGAGCAAGTAGATTTAGAGGCCAGTGAACCGCAAAAAGTTTTAGAGGCAGAAGTTCCAAAAGCAGAACCTAAGGAAGAAGCTTCAGAACCAGCTCCCATTGTAGAGGAAAAGCTACTGGAAGCTACTGAAAAGATTGAGCAAGAAGCTGCTGAGGCTGTTACCGGAAATGAAGAAGTGATTCCAGTCGATAAGGCAGAAGAGGCCCCAAAAGAGGAACCTGTTGTTCCAGAGAGCTCAAATCAAGTAACCTCAATTAGTTTAGAAACACTAATGCAGAAAATGGACGAGGAAAGTCCTACAGAAGTTGCTGCAGACAATGTTGTCATTGAGGAGAAAGAAAAGGAATTGGTTCCAGAGGCTACAATTACTGAAGCACCACCAAAAGAAGAGGTGGAAAATGTCGAAAGAGAAATAAAGGATGTGAAAACTGTTGGTCAAGATGAGAAGGTGGAGAAGAGTGTTGCAACTGAAGAATTAGCTGCACCAGATGCAAAGGGAGTTGAAACATCTGAAGTTGCTGAAAAGGCTCCAGAAGTGGTGATTGCTTCCAGAGTCATTGAACCAATTGCTGATAATGGGAGCTCAAAGGATGTCACAATTCCTACAATTGAAGCCAATGAAGCTGCAGAAGTTGAGAAGAAAGTGGATGAGAATGCTACTGCTGAACCATCAGTTGAAGAGGCTCAGAAGTTGGAGACAGAGACAAAAGATCTGAAGACTGCTGAAGGTGAGAAAGAAGTTGAGGAGACGGCAAAAACAGAAGCTCCTAAAGATGGTGAAGACAAGAAAACTACAGAAGAAGTACCAGTAAAGACAAAGCAGTCAAATAACCTTATGTCCAAGGTGAAGCAGTCTCTTGTGAAGGCTAAGAAAGCAATCATTGGGAAGTCTCCCGGCTCTAAATCTGATACaaagaatgaagttaaaaccaAATAA
- the LOC125868220 gene encoding transcription factor PIF3-like: MPLSEFLKMAIGKLESGQQKISSTTNLSSFPENDLIELKWQNGQIVMQGQSSSAKKSTVPNNLQSSASGDRDKYTGNSSTSKIGKFGLMDTMLNDMSLSVPTDELDLIQEDEGVPWLGYPADDSLQQDYCAQLLPEISGVTANEQSRQSVFGLINKRGSSDKMIGDSHSVPVHNAVNFEQRNTSKVSPSSRFSPLSSLPSQKGHASIPTLESGVSDIFSSKNSNTPMSVLGDSNQSKASAGDVKSNKIQKLNMPGNRSNLLNFSHFSRPATFVKAAKLQSSTGGSNVSDSPILEAKGKKGGEKVAIGDNHVSAAATENYLTSKKDNVPHYPTNGVPSQLDSRPSGASFHDRSCQVEQSDNAFRDCSSNNDNTRDQFTGAKATKDIADGERNVEHGVACSSVCSGSSAERGSSDQPLNLKRKTRDNEESECRSEDVEEESVGIKKTCAARGGTGSKRSRAAEVHNLSERRRRDRINEKMRALQELIPNCNKADKASMLDEAIEYLKTLQLQVQIMSMGTGFCVPPMMFPTGVQHMHGAQMPHFAPMSLGMGMGMGMGFGMGMLEMNGRSSGYPMYPMPTVQGGHFPSPPIPASTAYPGIAVSNRHAYAHPGQGLPMSIPRASLGPLAGQPSTGAAVPMNVARAGVPVEIRSAPPNLDSKTTVHKNSQIVQNAEASRPQNQTCSQVQATNEVLEKSAQKNDQLPDVIDSATNRLTNRTNVPGNEAGPSL; encoded by the exons ATGCCTCTCTCTGAGTTCTTGAAAATGGCTATTGGGAAGCTTGAATCTGGCCAGCAGAAGATCTCATCTACCACAAATCTGTCTTCTTT TCCTGAGAATGACTTGATTGAGCTTAAATGGCAAAATGGTCAGATTGTGATGCAAGGACAGTCCAGTAGTGCTAAGAAAAGCACTGTTCCTAATAATCTTCAGTCGAGTGCCTCGGGGGATCGAGACAAGTACACGGGAAATTCATCAACCTCTAAGATTGGGAAGTTTGGTCTGATGGACACCATGTTGAATGATATGTCATTATCTGTGCCCACTGATGAATTAGATTTGATTCAAGAGGATGAAGGGGTGCCTTGGTTAGGATATCCAGCAGATGACAGTCTGCAACAAGATTATTGTGCTCAACTATTACCTGAAATATCTGGTGTGACGGCAAATGAACAGTCCAGACAGAGTGTATTTGGTTTAATAAATAAGAGAGGTAGTTCTGACAAGATGATTGGGGATTCACATAGTGTTCCTGTTCATAATGCTGTGAATTTTGAGCAAAGAAATACATCAAAGGTATCTCCCTCTTCCAGATTTAGCCCGTTAAGTTCATTGCCATCTCAGAAAGGTCATGCGTCAATACCTACCCTAGAATCAGGAGTTTCAGATATCTTTAGCAGTAAAAATAGCAATACTCCAATGTCTGTTTTGGGGGATTCAAATCAAAGTAAAGCTTCAGCTGGCGATGTTAAAAGCAATAAAATTCAAAAGCTAAACATGCCTGGAAATAGGTCCAATTTGTTGAACTTCTCGCATTTCTCAAGACCTGCTACATTTGTTAAAGCAGCTAAGCTTCAAAGTAGTACTGGCGGTTCAAATGTCTCAGATTCACCTATCTTAGAAGCAAAGGGaaaaaaaggaggagaaaaagTGGCAATTGGTGATAATCATGTTAGTGCTGCAGCAACTGAAAACTACTTAACTTCCAAGAAGGATAATGTTCCCCATTATCCAACTAATGGGGTACCTTCCCAACTCGACTCAAGACCATCTGGAGCTAGCTTTCATGATAGATCATGTCAGGTTGAACAGTCTGATAATGCATTCAGAGATTGTTCAAGTAATAATGACAACACCCGTGATCAATTTACCGGTGCTAAGGCAACCAAGGATATTGCCGATGGTGAGAGAAATGTTGAACATGGGGTTGCTTGCTCATCTGTATGTTCTGGTAGCAGTGCAGAGAGAGGATCAAGTGATCAGCCTCTTAACCTAAAGAGGAAAACCCGAGATAATGAGGAGTCCGAGTGTCGAAGTGAA GATGTTGAAGAAGAATCTGTTGGTATAAAAAAAACTTGTGCTGCTCGAGGAGGTACAGGTTCAAAGAGAAGCCGAGCTGCAGAGGTGCATAATTTATCTGAGCGG AGACGAAGGGATAGGATTAATGAAAAGATGCGTGCATTACAGGAACTAATACCCAACTGCAACAAG GCGGATAAAGCTTCAATGCTTGATGAAGCTATTGAATATTTGAAGACACTTCAACTGCAAGTACAG ATAATGTCTATGGGAACAGGGTTTTGCGTCCCGCCAATGATGTTCCCTACAGGAGTGCAGCACATGCATGGAGCCCAGATGCCACATTTCGCCCCAATGAGTTTAGGTATGGGTATGGGGATGGGGATGGGATTTGGGATGGGTATGCTTGAGATGAATGGTAGATCTTCTGGCTACCCCATGTATCCAATGCCCACTGTGCAAGGAGGGCATTTTCCCTCACCTCCTATTCCTGCTTCCACCGCTTATCCAGGAATAGCTGTATCTAATCGTCACGCCTATGCACATCCTGGTCAAGGACTTCCAATGTCAATTCCTCGAGCATCTCTAGGTCCTTTGGCAGGGCAACCATCAACTGGTGCTGCTGTTCCTATGAATGTTGCAAGGGCAGGAGTTCCAGTGGAGATACGGAGTGCACCACCGAATTTGGATTCCAAAACTACAGTACACAAGAACTCACAGATAGTCCAAAATGCTGAAGCTAGCCGCCCACAGAATCAGACATGCAGTCAG GTACAAGCAACAAATGAAGTTCTGGAAAAATCAGCACAAAAAAATGATCAACTCCCAGATGTTATTGATAGTGCAACGAATAGGTTGACCAACCGAACAAATGTGCCTGGAAATGAAGCTG GTCCCAGTTTGTAG